The following are encoded together in the Bradyrhizobium quebecense genome:
- a CDS encoding DUF1403 family protein: protein MDSKKRRAGLPFRMLARRRIVPDPPPTFAPAPAWLRRRAPPDFVTEAVFYAGAALAALHPIARDEHPLGSLWRQRLALTCAAALARQGGRTEDEAALRDHWYLRRDADDPGPGGRILAAWRKLGERASSSDVEGWIFALATALGHPLGSLPSEIVELASRHTQRQHAMPVLAAAEIIAASGRVLPNEELVPLWLADAVLAHQLRWPAPVPLLAVHLSRGALRKAQQHLEGETVFMNALCAAYATAAVAAIDLYSDLARRATRLLAVAPKLRGKDADIMVGILMVEDAQSAGPGKTASDRSTRRLFERLVSLGAVRELTGRPTFRLYGL, encoded by the coding sequence ATGGATAGCAAAAAGCGCCGCGCAGGCTTACCCTTTCGCATGCTCGCGCGTCGCCGAATCGTCCCCGACCCGCCGCCGACCTTCGCCCCCGCGCCGGCCTGGTTGCGTCGTCGCGCACCGCCCGACTTCGTCACGGAAGCGGTGTTTTATGCCGGCGCGGCGCTGGCGGCGCTGCATCCGATCGCCCGTGACGAGCACCCGCTCGGCAGTCTTTGGCGCCAACGTCTCGCGCTCACTTGCGCGGCCGCGCTCGCGCGTCAGGGCGGGCGGACGGAGGACGAGGCGGCGCTGCGCGACCACTGGTACTTGCGCCGCGACGCCGACGACCCCGGACCGGGCGGGCGTATTCTCGCCGCCTGGCGCAAGCTCGGCGAACGCGCCTCCTCCAGCGACGTGGAGGGATGGATCTTTGCCCTTGCGACCGCGCTCGGCCATCCGCTCGGCTCGCTGCCGAGCGAGATCGTCGAACTTGCAAGCCGGCACACGCAGCGGCAGCACGCCATGCCGGTGCTGGCCGCCGCGGAGATCATCGCCGCGAGTGGCCGCGTCCTGCCGAACGAAGAATTGGTGCCGCTGTGGCTGGCCGACGCCGTCCTCGCCCACCAGCTGCGCTGGCCGGCACCGGTGCCGCTGCTCGCGGTGCATCTATCGCGCGGTGCGCTGCGCAAGGCGCAGCAGCACCTCGAAGGGGAGACTGTCTTCATGAACGCACTCTGTGCGGCCTACGCGACGGCGGCCGTGGCAGCGATCGACCTCTACAGTGATCTCGCACGGCGGGCGACACGCCTGCTCGCGGTCGCGCCGAAGTTGCGTGGCAAGGATGCCGACATCATGGTCGGGATCCTGATGGTGGAAGACGCCCAGTCCGCCGGCCCCGGCAAGACGGCGAGCGACCGCAGCACACGGCGGCTGTTCGAGCGACTGGTCTCGCTCGGCGCGGTGCGCGAGCTCACCGGCCGGCCGACCTTCCGATTGTACGGGCTCTGA
- the scpB gene encoding SMC-Scp complex subunit ScpB, with product MGRRARPKADLDTELADLPPELRWREWMGRVEAVIFASPGPVTREALARVVGRDCSIDLLIDDIRDELRGRPYELVSVAGGWQHRTRKNFAEAIRAAIGAAGDHKALSQTEALILACIAYYQPINRSELSSFFGKEVSRDTIARLRGLEFVAAGPRSPQLGAPYTYVTTKAFLSHFSLETLRDLPDMEMLEEAGLLSKDKMLAGEFPVLASDEADQLEADRDEDDHVT from the coding sequence ATGGGCCGGCGCGCGCGGCCAAAAGCGGATCTCGACACCGAGCTGGCCGACCTGCCGCCGGAGCTGCGCTGGCGCGAATGGATGGGCCGGGTCGAAGCGGTGATCTTCGCCTCGCCCGGACCGGTGACGCGCGAGGCCCTCGCGCGCGTTGTCGGTCGCGACTGCAGCATCGACCTGCTGATCGATGACATTCGCGACGAATTGCGCGGCCGGCCTTACGAGCTCGTATCCGTCGCCGGCGGCTGGCAGCACCGGACCCGGAAAAACTTCGCCGAGGCGATCCGGGCTGCGATCGGCGCTGCCGGCGACCACAAGGCGTTGTCGCAGACCGAAGCACTGATCCTTGCCTGCATCGCCTATTATCAGCCGATCAATCGCAGCGAATTGTCATCCTTCTTCGGCAAAGAGGTCAGCCGCGATACCATCGCCCGTCTGCGCGGACTGGAGTTCGTCGCAGCCGGGCCGCGCAGCCCGCAGCTCGGCGCACCCTACACCTACGTGACGACCAAGGCGTTCCTGTCGCACTTCAGCCTGGAGACGCTGCGCGATCTTCCGGACATGGAAATGCTCGAGGAGGCCGGCCTGCTCAGCAAGGACAAAATGCTGGCGGGGGAGTTTCCTGTGCTGGCGTCGGACGAGGCCGACCAACTCGAGGCGGACCGAGACGAAGACGACCATGTGACTTGA